From Gammaproteobacteria bacterium, a single genomic window includes:
- a CDS encoding substrate-binding domain-containing protein: protein MRPHSFKILVAVSTIAGLGMGTAEARDQLRIVGSSTVYPFSSYVAEELGAVTDHPTPVVESTGSGGGFELFCAGGAGNTPDITNASRQMESDEYKLCAENGVTDITEAVIGYDGIVIANSIDGPDLALSIEDLFMAVAAKIPQNGKLVNNPYKNWSEINPDLPDEEIRIYGPPTTSGTRDAFEELVMEAASEEMTIYGDEGYTEVRRDGVYVESGENDNLIVQRLEQDTGAVGIFGYSFLEENGDAIKGATIDGVAPERELISSGKYPVSRSLFFYTKNSHAQDVVSMDDYVSLFMSDQMIGEDGLLQDLGLIPLPEDMLEDMRDNVDERTRLKASDLEG from the coding sequence ATGCGACCCCATTCGTTTAAGATCTTAGTCGCGGTATCGACAATAGCAGGGCTTGGCATGGGCACGGCCGAGGCGCGCGATCAGTTGCGCATCGTCGGGTCCAGCACGGTTTATCCGTTTTCGAGCTATGTGGCCGAGGAGCTGGGCGCGGTCACCGATCATCCCACGCCGGTTGTGGAGTCCACCGGGTCAGGCGGCGGTTTCGAACTGTTTTGCGCTGGTGGCGCCGGGAATACGCCGGACATCACGAACGCGTCGCGTCAGATGGAATCCGACGAGTACAAGCTGTGCGCGGAAAACGGTGTCACGGATATCACCGAAGCGGTGATCGGTTACGACGGCATCGTCATCGCCAACAGCATAGACGGGCCTGACCTGGCCTTGAGCATTGAGGATCTGTTCATGGCGGTGGCCGCGAAAATTCCGCAAAACGGCAAGCTAGTCAACAACCCATACAAGAACTGGAGCGAAATCAACCCTGATCTGCCGGACGAAGAGATCCGCATCTACGGTCCACCGACCACCTCAGGCACGCGTGACGCGTTCGAGGAACTGGTGATGGAGGCGGCTTCCGAAGAAATGACAATCTACGGCGACGAGGGCTACACCGAGGTGCGTCGGGACGGCGTTTACGTGGAGTCGGGAGAGAACGACAACCTCATCGTACAGCGTCTGGAGCAGGATACGGGCGCGGTCGGCATTTTCGGTTACAGCTTTTTAGAAGAGAACGGCGACGCGATCAAGGGGGCGACGATCGACGGTGTGGCGCCCGAGCGCGAGCTGATCTCGTCCGGCAAGTATCCCGTTTCCCGCAGCCTGTTCTTCTATACCAAGAACTCACATGCGCAAGACGTCGTAAGCATGGACGACTATGTGTCGCTGTTCATGAGCGACCAGATGATCGGCGAAGACGGACTTTTGCAGGATCTGGGTCTAATCCCGTTGCCCGAGGATATGCTCGAAGACATGCGGGACAACGTCGACGAACGCACAAGGCTCAAGGCTAGCGACCTCGAAGGCTAG